The window ATACCACGAAAACGTCAAATACCTCCCCGGCATCACCCTCCCAAGCAACATCATCGCCAACCCCTCCCTCGTTGACGCCGTCACGGATTCTACGattctcatcttcaacctTCCTCACCAGTTCATCCACAACGTCTGCAACCAGATCCGCGGCAAGATCCTGCCCTTTGCCCGTGGCATCAGCTGCATCAAGGGCGTCAACGTATCCGACGATGGCGTCAGCCTGTTCAGCGAATGGATTGGCGACGGCTTGAACATCTACGTCGGTGCTCTGAGCGGGGCCAACATTGCCAGTGAAATTGCCGCGGAGAAGTGGTCCGAGACAACCATTGCCTACGACCCGCCGCCAATGGATAACAGCAGGGCTCCCACGCCGCGATCTCAGAGCCCCGGCCTGACCATGACCGTCACGGAGCCTGTCGACATGCAGCACCGCGATGCCCGCGGCCGCATGTCCAAGACCAAGTTGACACCTGTGCCCGCAGAGTATCCTCCGCTCGACCACACCTGCTTCCATTCCCTTTTCCACCGACCTTACTTCCATGTCGAGATGGTCTCTGATGTCGCTGGCGTGTCCCTTGGAGGTGCGCTCAAGAACATTGTTGCCCTGGCTGCGGGCTTCGTTGACGGCCGCGGCTGGGGCGATAATGCCAAGGCCGCCGTGATGCGAATTGGCTTGATGGAAATGGTCAAGTTCGGCAAGGAGTTCTTTGGAGAGACTGTGCACACTGCGACTTTCACAGAGTCATCCGCCGGTGTTGCTGATTTGATCACCTCTTGCTCCGGAGGTCGTAACTTCCGATGCGCAAAGAAGGCTGTTGAAAAGGGCATTTCTGTCGACGAGGTAGAGAAGCAGGATCTGAACGGCCAGAAGCTCCAGGGTACCAGCACGGCGTTTGAGGTCAACAGCTTCCTCAAGGCCCGTGGCTTGGAGAAAGACTACCCTCTTCTGACGGCTGTCAACGCCATCTTGCTTGGCCAAGCAAGCGTTGACGACATTCCCAACCTCGTTTCTGAGACTGAGCGAAAACAGCCAATTCCATAAATGTGTCCAGGAATGCATGGTAAAACAATAAGCTTGCGATGTTAGGCATAGCGATAAGGCGGGAAGAGATCCGGGTGGGGAGAGGCGTTTTAGGCTGAATGTCATGAAGCGGTAGATCCGACTGGGCATTGTTTTTCACGTTTTGCTACAAATATCTTGATTGACGACATGATCTAATCTGATTTGTTCGAACTCTATTGTCTCAATTTGTCCCTTTGTCGTATTTATTTCGTAGGAAGCTGGTACGTTCACGGAAAGCTTCAAGACGGGATTTTAGGCGTAGAGAGGCGTGCATCCCATTGAGCAGTAGTAGTGCTTTTTACCCTGGTAATCCGATTGCCGGGGCATGGTGCGCGTATACGGATCTGCAGGCGATTGATCGTAACCAGTCAGCATGGCGCAATTCAACCCGATCGACTTAATGCACAGCATCGCTCATTATATCCACCTCTAGAGATATGTCTCAGCGTGATAACAAGGAATGAGATGGAACAATGAACtctaagagaaaaaaaaaaattagaaacACTTTACATAGATACTGCTCGCTGTATCTGTATTCTCTAGAGCCCATGGTATATTTCCATAAGCAAAGCAAGAAGGGCGCTCTCTAATCCACTTGAGACTCTCATTTTTCAAGTTGCTACGTTAATGcgagtttatttatataatttattcaTCGTCAAAAGTTGATTGTGCAATCAATTGTATAATCAAAACTCTCGTCTCTTTCATATTCGCACTCAATTAACACGGATACTGAGAACAGTTTCGCAAGAGTTGGCCGTCGTTGTTGCTCATTGTCAAACGACCAATGCGGCTGTCCACGACGACATATTCGCATTGTACTAAGTGAGTATAATTCATTTTCTAAATCCTAATTTAACCGTTTATACGTACTTGTTGGTTTACATGTGGATTAGCCTCGAAGATCACCCATTCTCGCTTAATCGGACTTCGGTCGTAGTGTCAGCCATGTTGATCAAACGGTCCATCCTCACGCTGATCAACCTCAACGGCGTATACACCGCAATAACACAAAAACATCCTCATACACAACTCCTAAAATCCAAACGAATAACCCACAAAAGCATGTAAAAACCGATCTTACAAATCTAGCAACTCCTCAATATCCCCGCCCctccccaaaaaaaaaaacgcttCCACAGACAACCACCACCCCGTTTCCATCACCAAGCACCACACCATGCATATGCTCCCCATTTTGCCAAGAGATCATCAACTGGTACCACAGAGCcctataatactaaagaacTACGCAGAcaagaaaggcaaaaaaaatcGCCAAGCCACGATGTGGCTTCCCGTCCGTTTTTTCGGTAGCCGGAGCGCTGATCACTTCGTGTCCGCCATCCAATGGCCGTGGGCCGGGCAAAGATCGACAAGGGCTGTCTTATGTACAGTGGTATGGAGGAGAACTAGACCTGCAGAATGACATACATGGTGGGCGTGTCAGATTGTGCATTTTCGACTTCACATCATCGGTCTGGTGATAATGCTGTGATGGGGCAGGGAGTTTGTGGTTGCGGTTTTGGTGtttatattgcttttgaTAGGAAATAATAACGTTTTGGACAGCATAAATGATACAACTCAATACTAATTACCTCCATTTatacgtatatatattattttattcctTCAAAACATGGGTTCGTAACTGATGAGTTCCGAGGAAGCCGGGCTCTTATACATACAAACGACGACAACCGCCGTCTATGTACATAAATAGTATACAAAGGAGGGTCAGCTATACATGGTGCAAAAAGCTGATGTTAAAAGAGCAACTGAAATCAATCATATAAAATGTTATATGGACCTATAAACAGGGGAATCTGCACTCGTGCTCTGTGAGCTCCATAGTGCCAGTGCCTTAGTAAGACATGCGAATAGCTTCACAGTGGCTGGCTGACGCGCACACATGCTCTACTTCTGAAAAAACACACAAAGATTTCGAAACATTTGAAATATATCAAGAGTATATACATGAATCAGCATAAATCTGAGTATCTTGACAACGCTATAGCCAACCGATGCAGGAATGTTccaaattcttctttttactcttttGACGCCTGCCAGTAGTCAGGCCGCTTCTACATTAACCGCCTGCGATTCGACCTGCTTCACCCAGCGCACCGCAGACTCGCGCAAATAATTCTCAATCAACTCGCACCCGCAGTTCCCAtgctccagcagcatgtTCTTCAGCACAATGCGCTCTGCCACCAAATCCTTCAGCATTTTTGAAAGCTGCTGGTTTTCATACTCCAAACTGTCGTGCTTCAAGTTGAGCCTCTCCATGGCGATGCGCTGTCTGCCGCGGCACTTGTCCGCCGCGATGCGGTTCTTCTCGCGGATGCGCATTCGGCtggcttcttgttcttcGTCTGTCTTGGGCCGCCGGGGCCTCTTGGCGACCCCTCCCTCTGCGGACGAGTTTTTCCGTGTGCGTGTCTGCTTTTTGGCAGCGACAGGCGCTTTTGGTAGCTGCAGTGCTGGTGGTGATAATGACGGCGCAgaggatgctgatgatgctgatgatgctaatgatgctgatgatgctgatgatgctgcggaTGAAGTAGACATGAGGGGGTCGGATGTTGAGCTTGATACTATTGATGGGCTATATTCACGGCCCAGTGTTGGTTGATGGTTTGGGTAGTCCCATAACGAGGTGTTTAAAGAGCCTTCATTTCCAGAAATAACACTCTCCATTGGGGGGTTCTGTAAGTTTCCTTCCGGGTATCTGGGGAAATTTTCTGATATATCCCACTCCGACGACTGCCAGGGTAGACTAGGTAAGAACACATCCGAGTGTTCTGGGCCTGACGAGCCATGGCACAGGCTTGTCAAGGTGCCCTCCAGATCTGCAGGAGGGAATGGTAGCGAGAGAGGCCCTGCATGGGCGTAGTCTGGACCGCAAGCGATGAATGGGGAAGCTTCAGCAATGGTAGCCATAGCGCCGTTCCAAAAGATCCAGCTGACTTctaggaagaaaaggacgatgatgacaagAATAACATATAATACGTAGTATGCAgtatgtagtatgtagtacACAATGTTTGTCCTGGAATATATCACCAAAAAAATTTCACCAGTCGTGAGAGAGAGCCGCGAGGTAGAGatcagcagaagagaaaggataCGCTTCGTGAATAAGGCGGAAACGTCATTGCTAAATATACGGGAATGATAGACAGATCGCCGCTCACTTGGGGAGCTTTTGAGGCGTGTTGCCGCAACAGAAAGTGATGATGAGATGTTACCCCTGGCACCGTTGGGTTAGCACATGAGAATTAGCGCACCGGGACCATGTCTCGGATTGCTGAAGCATCTTGGACAGGAAGTCAGGTAGGGTACACAAGGTTCAAACTAGGAAATAGATCTGAGCATTTGCTGGACTGCATGCAGGATAGGTAGTATCCATAGCATCAAGCGGGTGGCTCTTGTGGAGTCGCATATTCTTCCTGATGGCGTCGGCGGAGCCTCTCTGTGCTTTGTACTTGTCCTATCCAAGCATGTTTGCCCTCGGTATCATTCACACCACACACAAATGAATGCGGCCCCCCGTTCCGAATGGAGCCTATCTATTCCTAGGCTAATACGGTGTTAAATTGGCGCCTTGCAAGCAGCGTTGAAATCAGCTCTGTGGCCACCCCCTAGCAGGGCTTCAACACCAGCTTGCGGCTCCTAGACTAAGAAAAGACGCCGGCGGCATGCTTCGTGGAGAGGCAATGGTTTGCTGTTCAGTAAAGGTCAGCGGGAGTCTACCAGATGAGTGACTCGTCATTTCTGATGTGAGGAAGGGCCACAGTCGCGCGACTTGAACATGGACTCCATAAAGATCGAGTGTGTCATGACTTTTTCTCCTCGACGACTCGACATCGAAACTTCCAATATTTTCCAAAGCCAACATACGCATCCCACGCCGAGCCTCAGCTAGGAAGCTCCCTGTAAGCAAGTCGAAAGCTTGTGTGCGTCGCACCCCCGTCCGACCCTTCACGAAGCCTagttggaagaaaaaggctgggTTGCGTCTCCCCGACAGGTCCGCGGTGGTCCTTTGGCGTCAAGCGAGCTGCCGCCTAAAGTGCCAAACTAACGGAGTCGCTGCCATGACGAGCGCTAGACGCTGCGGATAGCGCTGTGAATAGCGCCGGGGGCCGCCTGGAGCTCAGTCGTTGGCGTCATTCCATCAAGATCTCGATCCTAATCTGCTGTTTGTATGGAGTGCAAGTCAGTGCTGGGCCGCAAGGGATGTTGTTGAACATTGAGACGGAGGAAATGCTCCGGATCCATCCTGGAGTGGACGCCTCAGACATCGCTCGACCCACCGGGAATCAAGAATGGCAAACAGAGTGAAAATCAAGGTCTGAATAGCTTCTGTTTAACGACAAAGCGCCGTGGCTGGAGCCAAATGGCTCCATTCTCGGTTGAACAGGTGTAATCCCTTTATTCATGCAGGCCAAGGATAATCTCAACGGTGGACAGGGAGACGTCTAAGAGTTGTCGGAGACTAGTCACGTGATATATCACGTGATAAACTTTTCTCATCCATCCTCTGAGCCAGAACCCTGTCTCGGTTAAATCCATTTTACTCCTGTCAAGGCTCAGCCCGCTCACTTCTCCACAGCTGCGCCAGAAGCCTGTTTTCTGCAAGCCACAGCATGCGCTTGTAAGGCGCTGGGCCAGATACGGAGCAGCTTCTCCGAAATGAATATACTTACATGGAAATGGTAGGTCCTGTTTACGCCATGTCATCGGCCGGAGGTGATAATGCCTTCGAATGGTTTCTCAAACGCGACGCGAGTGCTCAGCAAGACGACGGCGCGGCCAACTTACTCCATGTTTTGTTGCATCCGCTCAACCTACAAGGCCCAATGCACGTAAGCGGGTTGGTTGAGCTTATTTCCCCAGCAAAGAGCACAGGGACAGCGACGTTATATCAAACTGCCAAGATGGAAGAGCCACCTCTCGACCCGTTTGTTAATAATTCCACCCCGTACGCTGTACACGCCGTCCTGCCAACTTGGCCCAGACAGCGTTCAACTCATAATGCCTAGAGTCGCTGTCAAAGGCAGCATCCTACCGACCTATATATCTGCGGTGACTGACTGCTTGCATTACTCGCACAGGCAGCTTCAGCGGATCGACAAGACCGCAGCCAGATCAGAGCCACCATTACTGCCAGCTTCCACCGTGATCCATAACAACCTATGCTCCGTACAGTACACCCCAATAACTTGTACATACGATGCAAAACGGCAATGGATCCTGATGTCGTCATCGACTCTCGTTCAACGTCCCCATAAGCATGGCAGCTGTGCCAAGAAGAAACTAGCCCTATCAAACTACGGGAGCGGTTCCTAGCGGTCTTCTCCCACGTTTTCTCACTATCGTATAAGAAATAGTGCGCAGCAAGTGGCATGTTGCAATAGCCTTAGCAGCGGCAGCTACCTAGACATCTATAAAAAGTACGCATATCATGAGTGCTTATACCCGTGTGCGGAAGGGTCAAAAGATCCCAATCCCACTTCAAAAGTTCTGAGGCTTACCCTGATTTCTGACGGAATATCCCATCTCGATCTTGTACTGCACCTGTGCTCGGCCTTGTCATAGGGTCCATCACTAACGACTTGTAGCGCTAGCTGTGGATCGCCTAGGGTCCACGATATCCGTATTCAAGCAGCCCCGCAGCTAGTCGTTCTAAAAAACAGGTATTctgcaaagaaaaattgtTCAATGCAGCCGCAAACCCTTTCCCATGCGGCCACGGCCAATGGAAGCGAATCTGACGTGGCCACCCGGACGACCAGGGTTGTTTTTGTCCGTGGAAAATTaagctttgcttgcttgtgtCCACACTAGGTTCGCGGATAATGCTGTTGGACAAGGCTATTCGCGGCGACATTTTCGCTACAGGCCGACCCTGATGTTGCTCTATCCTGCACTACTTACTACTTTAGGACTATGATTAGAGGCAGTAGCTAAGATGAGAGACCTTGGTAGTGCTATTATACTCCGCACTCGTATGTGGACTTTGCAAGGACCCTTCCAAGGTTTTTTCCATCCGGCTTAAGTAGTTTGGTAGTATATTGCGAGGCTGCGAATTCAACCGTAGACTGAGGTGTGGACCCTGAAATATAGCACACATTACACCTTGTTCAGCGCTCTTGATCGACGCAAAAACTATCGACGGAGCCGTTGCCTAATTCTTTCCACTACAGTTAGCGGATACATAGAATTTGCTATACTCCATAAAGAAGCCGGTATGTAGTGCAGATCGGCCATCATATCGCGCTGGTTCACATACATGCTTTAAAAACCCATATGTGGAGTACATGTCTTAGATCGAAGATTCGCACTGAATCTCATTTGCTTCCAATTCCTAGTGTTTCAGAGTTCTAGCCGAAGACGATCACCCTTGTGGGAATAGTTGGGCATTCACTTTTTAGTTACATGGAAACACTCTGTGTAGTATCTAGACCAAAATATATCCTCTGGCAACATTTCATATCACGAATGATTTagcgcttttttttcttctcaactACCACAGGTGCATAATGCTTAATCCGCATAACAGGACATTGATATAGTccatttaatattattctcCGTAGTCTTATTTATCGAAGTAAGCAAGTCTAACTAGACTAGATGGTGCCGCTGGAATATTCTTCGTAGCCACTACTGTGCAAGTTTTGCTGTAGGGTATGGCGGTAGCGGCAGTTGATGTCTCGGGTAAAACCACCATTGGAGAATTGGAAAGGCATGGGCCACTAGAGGTTTGTAAATGCTTGAGTTTGTAATTGCAGAGGAAAAGCTAGCAGTCTTAATTGCTTACAAAAGTGTCTCACAATAAGAATCTAGCAGTGTCTCGAACTACTCAACACCGACGCAATAGAGATTTTGCGCACTAATATGTCACCACATATACGCAGCGTTATTAGCAGCAGAGAGAGTACGAGCGGaactcattttttttttttatattgttCAATCACATCCCTGATTTTGCAATCGTGTTTGGTGAAAATTTGTGTTAGATTCCTTCATGCGTCCACTTTTGCTCGTTCCATTGAGCTCCTCAATAAGCCGTCTAGAATATGCCGTTCTCAATAAGACACGACACTGCAAATCACCGACGAGATACGGCATTTCAGGACATCCGAGAAAGTCCGAGCGAATCCTACGAACCTGTGGCGCCTCGAGGATTGCGCAGTTCGTGCCTCTAGAAAGCCCGGAGTTGAGGTTATATAAGCAAGCTACGCCTCGGAGATTAGTAACCTTGTAGCCGCAGGCTCAAACACACTAGCCTTGTTTCGTATTCTGGCGATCAGTGATTCGGCAGCCTGCCGCAGCTAGCTCGACATCGGTGTCGATAGCGCGATGGGATTGCTGTTTCGGGAAATATCGAAACCCGCCCAGCTGGAGATGTGCCTGATGATCGACTTACGAATGTCGGGGATAGGCACCGTCTCTGTGCGATGAGCAGCGAATCTCGCGGATAAtggagatagagagagaagggggttGAGAATATGGCGCGGTGAAAATGTATATAAGTGAAGAGAATATCATTCATTGTTGGAAGGATATCTCATcgacaaagaaaagacacAGCTTCAAGCAACAAAGACATCTCCTCAACGACTTTGAATATTCAAACTGTGTCAATAAAACCGGAATTTAGCCGCAATGTCAATCAAGTACGCCAAAGACCAGCCTGCAGGCTTCACCAACCGCATCGAGCGTGTGGCCATTGTGGGAGTAAGTCTTGCAGCACATCTCTGCTCTGCAGCACGCCGCATTATTTGCTAACAAAAGAATGTCCAATAGGCTGGAGGCCAAGTTGGCAAACACATTGCTGAGGAGCTTCTTAAAACTGGAAAACACACCGTTACTGCCCTGACTCGCGTtgggagccagagccagcttCCTCAGGGCGTCAAGGTCGTTCAAGTGGACTATGATGATGAGCAGTCTCTAGTCGACGGCCTCAAAGGGCATcagtttttcttcatttctaTGGCTGTGACAGCTCCCAAAGACGCCCAAGAAAAGCTCATTGCCGCggctgccaaggctggcGTGCCCTGGATCATGCCTAACTCTTACGGCGCCGACTTTGCTAACAAGAAGTTGATGAAAGAGTCGATGACTGACAGCACCGCCGCCGGAGTCGCTGCCGTAGAGAAGGCCGGCCTATCCTGGATCTTCATGTCATGCAGCTTCTGGTATGAATACTCGCTTTCCATGGGCCAACCGTTCTATGGCTTCGACATCCCAAACAAAAAGGTCACTTTCTACGACGAGGGCAAGACGCGCATCAACACATCGACCTGGAGACAATGCGGCAGGGCTGCAGCACAGCTTCTCAGCCTAAAGGAGCTGCCCGACGACGAGAACGACCAATCACCGACCGTCTCCCAATGGAGAAACAAGCCCCTCTATGTTTCCAGCTTCCTTGTTTCCCAAAGAGACATGCTGGACAGCATCAACCGGAACCTCGGTACAAAGGACAGTGATTGGGAGATCGATTACGAGGCATCAGATGCTCGCTACAAGAGAGCgttggagatgatgcaggCTGGAAACTTTATTGGCTTTGGCATGGCCATGTATTCTCGAGCATTTTACCCCAACGGAGACTGCAACTTTGAAGAAAAGTATGGTCTGGCCAATGACGCTCTGGGGCTGCCCAAGGAGGACTTTGATGAAGCTACCAAGTTGGCGATTGAGATGGCTGAGGCAGGATTCGGCCCTCGCAGGATTGCAGAAGTTAGTGGACGTCCACTGCCAGGCCACTGAACAGTTATCCGATCAGgattgcagctgcttggcttgggcATCAGGGGAGCGGATAATGGCGATGTTGACAGAGTTGCAACAACTGGAGGGGCTGATTGGCTGATTCGTGTATGGATACTGCAGGTAGCAATGCATTCATCTGCCGTTTATGCTTGAAGAAAGCAACTCTTTGGTTGGCTATTGTGCCCTAACTGCCGCGTGGCGCGCATGTGGAATTGATACAGATGCTTCTGTGAGACACATAATTGACGATGTGCGTGTGGTGCAAGTATGGTATGGTATGCGATGCCTCTAGTGCCTAACGGATATCGGGTAAGCAAGCTCTGGAAGGGTTAGTAGATAATTATATGTACTTGTAAGCGACATAGGGCGGCGCTGCTGTAGACTAAGGCGTCTCTAGTGACGTCATTGATATATCATAGCGGGGGTTGTCAAACGGTTTTTGAAGAGCTTCAAGCGTGCCTGAAAATGAAGCGGGAGCTGCACAATCGCCATTTAAAATATTTGAGGAGGGTTCAATATAGAAAAGTGAGGCAGTTGAGAATCAATTGCGGTATGCGCAATTGGTGGTAGTTTATAATGCGCATCGGGGAGCGAGTGGCAAGCTTAGCCAAGCTCGACGCCAATATGTAGCGGGGAGGCATGGATTGGGAGCTCAGCTTGGGTTTTTATTAGCTCCCGAAGACGCCGTGGCTGCCACTCACTATCCAAGCCACCACATGGAGGCCATCCGTTTCATTTCACGTTGTTGTAACCAGCTCTAGCAACAAAGAGAGCCCGGCATAATAAGCTGATGCAGCGCCTGACGGTCTGCGTCTGTTCGCAAAAAGGGGCAGCAGAGAGCAAGGCACTACCCCAGCAGCGCCGAGCCACATGTGCTACCCAGTAGCGCGTAGAATAGCATCATGATTGCATTGACATCTCGTTACTCCAGCATCATCGCCCGATGTTGTGCGTCTGACTGGCTGGCCGTGCGCAACGCAAGCCCCAGCGAAGGGGCATCTAGAAGAAACGGCCACTTAGCGCCGCCCACGGCCAGACGCTGCCCCTCGCCCTGGCCGCTGTTGATGACATTTCCTGGCCTGCCGGGTGGTTCCTGGTGGCTTCAACCCAGCGCCACTCCAGAGCAGCGCCTGCACCGTCCTAGGCCGACGCAGATAGCTATTAGCAGTCCAGGCCATCACACCATGTGCCGGCCAACCAGCAGCTGCTCGGGCTCGCTTGCGGGAAAAAGCAGCTAGACGCgattcttcctttctctctctctttctgccCATCCAGCCCCAAGGGGAGAAGCTGTAAAAGACAAAAGGCCCGGCTGCTTGCTCGCTTGACACTCGCAATCTCCATCGTCTACGTATTAGAGCCCAGCTCAATAGCGCCCTAGCACAGCGGATCGACAGCCGCCACACATCCCTGCAGacacgcagcagcagcgccgatTACAGAGCgctgcttgggcttgggTCCGCTAACGCCACTGTAGCTACAAAACCGCGGGGCAACGCCTTTGGGCCGCCGCTCTTGTTTCCGCCATGAGCCCAGGAATCATGACGACCAAGGAGGTTTATCTGCTGCCGCTCAACGACGACGGCTCGCCGCAGGTCGCGGGCGAGTACATCTACCTCGATCCCAACGGCGATGACCCAATCACCATCAGATTTGCCATCGAGGGCACGTCGTCCATCTGCCGCAACGGCAGCCTTTGGGTCAACATCCCCGAGCAGGGGGCCGAGTTCAGGCGCGACAAGTTCCGCGAGTACAAGTGAGTAGAGCGGGAGAGGCAATATCTGCGGTGCTGCGTGGGCaatgcaatggcaatggGCATGTCGCTAACGATGCTGCGCTGCAGGCTGACTCCCGACTTCAACCGCACTCTCGAAATCTCCATCCCCATCTACGAGTCCGGCGTCTTTGCCTTTTACACCACCTATGCCCCGCTGCCCAACCTCGACCCCGACGACGTTCCAAAGTCGGCCGACAAGGAAGAAGCGCTGAAAAAAACCTCGGTGTACTATATCGATGTAGCCCCTCGCCTCAAGCTGGATGGGCGTCCATTGCCCCTTCCTGCGCTGtcgctcttctccatcatcagcaaGCTCATGGGCCGCTTCCCTGGCGATTGGGAGCGGCACCTGCGGGGCATCAGCGAGAGGGGATACAACATGGTGCACTTCACGCCTCTGCAGATTCGTGGCAGCTCAAACTCCCCCTACAGCTTGTATGACCAACTGGGCTGGGATCCCGCCTGTTTCCCCAAGGGCGTCAAAGATATCGAGCAATTGGTCGAGCATCTTGAACAAAAGTACTCTCTGCTGAGCTTGACAGACATTGTCCTCAATCACACTGCACACAACACAAAGTGGCTAGAGGAGCATCCCGAGGCGGGCTACAATTTGACCACAGCCCCGTGGCTGGAATCTGCCTATGAGCTTGATACAAAGCTGCTAGAGCTGAGCGGCAAGCTCGAGTCTTTGGGACTGCCTGTCGATATCAAGAACACAGAGGACCTTTTGGAGGTTATGGAAGGAATCAAGAAGCATGTGATCCTTGAGCTTCAGCTATGGGAGTATTATGCCATCAATGTCGAACGAGACGCCGACCAAATCGTAGAGGCTTGGATCAGTGGCAAGACCTCCCCTCCTCTAAACGGTTCTGCTACAATAAACGACTTCGAACACCTCAAGACGGCAGGACTCGGCGATCATGTAGCCTTTATCAAAGAGTATGCTCTCAGAGGCACAGACCGTCTGGGAGAACGATTCAGGCGAAGAATCGAGCCCAGTGTTGCAGCCACCTCGTTGGCGTTTCACTTTGGCCGATACGAAGGCGAAGCTACTCAGTCGGCCGACAAAGCagctgccaaggccaaggcggtCGAGATTCTGGACGCTATCAATGTTGACTTTTATGCGGAATACGATAAAGACCTAAACCAAATTCTAGAACAACTCTTCAATCGCATCAAGTACGTTCGCCTAGACGACCATGGGCCGAAGCTGGGTCCGATTAACGAGGCCAACCCCCTCATTGAGACATACTTTTCTCGACTACCAGTCAACGAAACAACCTCGAAGCTCACTCCAGGAGAAAGAGCTCTGGCCAATAACGGCTGGGTATGGGGTGGTAATGCGTTAGTAGACAATGCTGGCCCGGATTCTCGCGTGTACCTGAAACGA is drawn from Trichoderma asperellum chromosome 4, complete sequence and contains these coding sequences:
- the GLD1_2 gene encoding mitochondrial glycerol dehydrogenase Gld1 translates to MLRLCGFRFGSYLRNSQLTRLYGYSSSSYSTLNTTAGKMTLLGGYEKKHKVTIVGSGNWGSTIAKIVAENTRANKDVFEEDVQMWVYEEDVTISKSSKHYDESIGEAPQKLTHVINKYHENVKYLPGITLPSNIIANPSLVDAVTDSTILIFNLPHQFIHNVCNQIRGKILPFARGISCIKGVNVSDDGVSLFSEWIGDGLNIYVGALSGANIASEIAAEKWSETTIAYDPPPMDNSRAPTPRSQSPGLTMTVTEPVDMQHRDARGRMSKTKLTPVPAEYPPLDHTCFHSLFHRPYFHVEMVSDVAGVSLGGALKNIVALAAGFVDGRGWGDNAKAAVMRIGLMEMVKFGKEFFGETVHTATFTESSAGVADLITSCSGGRNFRCAKKAVEKGISVDEVEKQDLNGQKLQGTSTAFEVNSFLKARGLEKDYPLLTAVNAILLGQASVDDIPNLVSETERKQPIP
- a CDS encoding uncharacterized protein (EggNog:ENOG41); this translates as MSIKYAKDQPAGFTNRIERVAIVGAGGQVGKHIAEELLKTGKHTVTALTRVGSQSQLPQGVKVVQVDYDDEQSLVDGLKGHQFFFISMAVTAPKDAQEKLIAAAAKAGVPWIMPNSYGADFANKKLMKESMTDSTAAGVAAVEKAGLSWIFMSCSFWYEYSLSMGQPFYGFDIPNKKVTFYDEGKTRINTSTWRQCGRAAAQLLSLKELPDDENDQSPTVSQWRNKPLYVSSFLVSQRDMLDSINRNLGTKDSDWEIDYEASDARYKRALEMMQAGNFIGFGMAMYSRAFYPNGDCNFEEKYGLANDALGLPKEDFDEATKLAIEMAEAGFGPRRIAEVSGRPLPGH